The following are encoded together in the Fundulus heteroclitus isolate FHET01 chromosome 19, MU-UCD_Fhet_4.1, whole genome shotgun sequence genome:
- the LOC118556592 gene encoding rho guanine nucleotide exchange factor 33-like produces MKPQEAELVTEISKLQCMVTELKTGFTSALLELSQIQHGDSHLREELEENRRSCQKKAFRLETLVEALREELGVLRCQIVQLYSKRRGPEPDGKSSTSKPRESLPAEPVGDQSVCECPGPPPASLSRGKLLLHCFLQGLKAGLSEGTDARHQVAMQLLHSEWEYVSTLKQLCDKYKTPPAHQMTAEPYQTYVGFVEQLLQRHVLFRNTLQERLSAEHWKSLVGDILVQLIGQNDTAFSDMYLGYTTTLASFLSLEFNRPDEQGRSHRAQRAQTEREEIKLLSLLLAPVARIHSYLSHIQNLLQWTGKDHPDCSLLLGSERALRSVLSRCHVILEEDVRWEEDEGAGQRSESITEEGLAHEDFYLFFMLLLC; encoded by the exons ATGAAGCCTCAAGAGGCAGAGCTCGTCACTGAAATCTCAAAG TTACAATGCATGGTCACAGAGCTGAAAACGGGCTTTACCAGCGCCTTGCTGGAGCTCAGTCAGATCCAGCACGGAGACTCGCACCTGAGGGAGGAACTGGAGGAGAACAGGAGGAGCTGTCAGAAGAAGGCTTTCCGCTTGGAGACTCTGGTGGAGGCGCTGAGG GAAGAACTGGGAGTGCTGAGGTGTCAAATCGTGCAGCTGTACAGCAAGAGACGCGGGCCTGAGCCGGATGGAAAGAGCTCCACGTCCAAACCGAGAGAAAG CCTTCCAGCAGAGCCGGTCGGTGACCAGAGTGTGTGCGAGTGTCCGGGCCCTCCACCAGCCAGCCTCTCCAGAGGGAAACTGCTCCTTCACTGCTTCCTTCAGGGTCTGAAAGCTGGGCTGAGTGAAGGAACAG ATGCTCGACATCAGGTGGCCATGCAGCTCCTGCACTCTGAGTGGGAATATGTGTCCACCCTGAAGCAGCTGTGCGACAAGTACAAAACACCCCCGGCTCACCAGATGACCGCGGAGCCATA TCAGACGTACGTGGGCTTCGTGGAGCAGCTCCTGCAGCGACACGTGCTCTTCAGGAACACCCTGCAGGAGAGGCTATCTGCTGAGCACTGGAAATCTCTGGTCGGAGACATCCTGGTGCAGCTCATTGGCCAAAACGAC ACAGCTTTTTCAGATATGTACCTCGGATACACGACCACCCTGGCATCCTTCCTCTCGCTCGAGTTCAACAGGCCGGACGAGCAAGGCAGGAGTCACCGAGCGCAG AGGGCCCAGACGGAGAGAGAGGAAATAAAACTGCTCTCTTTGCTGCTGGCTCCCGTCGCTCGCATCCACAGCTACCTGAGTCACATTCAG AACCTGTTGCAGTGGACCGGTAAGGATCACCCTGACTGCAGCCTCCTGCTGGGGTCCGAGCGAGCTCTGCGCAGCGTTTTGTCCCGTTGCCATGTGATCTTGGAGGAGGATGTTCGATGGGAGGAAGACGAAGGAGCGGGGCAGAGGTCAGAAAGCATAACCGAAGAGGGGCTTGCACatgaagatttttatttattttttatgttgttgctctGTTGA
- the LOC118566927 gene encoding cyclin-dependent kinase inhibitor 3-like — protein sequence MRTTEFDSSSDDDEEVEEGQLAPLHISWLPLSIVECSQYLGICALPGCKFKDVRRSLQRDVGELKNQGVQDLFVFCTRGELSRYRVPSLLEVYEQHGFTVHHAPFPDGDVPELEQCCQILAKLQVCLERNRRTVLHCYGGLGRSALIAACLLLQLSSTMTAHEAIEILREHRGGGAIQTVKQYNFLHEFREKYSVFKERREASTERSVSR from the exons ATGAGGACGACTGAGTTTGACTCTTcctctgatgatgatgaggaggtggaAGAGGGTCAGCTGGCTCCCCTCCACATTAGCTG GTTACCTCTGTCCATAGTCGAGTGCTCACAGTACCTTGGAATATGCGCTCTACCAG GTTGCAAATTTAAAGATGTCCGCAGGTCCCTGCAGAGAGATGTCG GTGAGCTGAAGAACCAGGGCGTGCAggatctgtttgttttctgcacCAGAGGAGAGCTAAGCCGGTACAGAGTCCCCTCCCTCCTGGAGGTGTACGAGCAGCACGGCTTCACCGTGCACCACGCGCCGTTCCCCGACGGAGACGTTCCCGAGCTGGAGCAGTGCTGCCAGATCCTGGCCAAGCTGCAGGTCTGCCTCGAGAGGAACAGGAGGACGGTGCTGCA CTGCTACGGAGGTCTGGGACGATCCGCTTTAA TCGCCGCCTGCTTGCTGCTCCAGCTCTCGTCGACCATGACCGCCCACGAAGCCATCGAGATCCTCCGAGAGCaccgaggaggaggagccaTCCAAACGGTGAAG cAATACAACTTTCTTCACGAGTTTCGGGAGAAGTACAGCGTGTTCAAGGAGAGAAGAGAGGCTTCGACAGAGCGATCGGTGTCCCGGTGA
- the LOC105932943 gene encoding protein cornichon homolog 1, whose translation MAFTFAAFCYMLALLLTAALIFFAIWHIIAFDELKTDYKNPIDQCNTLNPLVLPEYLIHVFFCVMFLCAAEWLTLFLNLPLLAYHVWRYVSRPVMSCPGLYDPTTIMNADILAYCQKEGWCKLAFYLLSFFYYLYGMIYVLVSS comes from the exons ATGGCGTTCACATTCGCGgccttttgttacatgctcgcTCTGCTGCTCACGGCGGCGCTTATCTTTTTCGCTATCTGGCAT ATAATAGCATTTGACGAGCTGAAGACTGACTACAAGAATCCTATAGATCAATGTAACACTTTAAATCCG CTGGTGCTGCCGGAGTATCTCATCCACGTCTTCTTCTGCGTGATGTTTCTGTGCGCGGCCGAGTGGCTCACCCTCTTCCTCAACTTGCCGCTGCTGGCTTATCATGTCTGGAG GTACGTGAGCAGACCGGTGATGAGCTGTCCTGGACTCTACGACCCAACCACCATCATGAATGCTGACATCCTGGCCTATTGTCAAAAAGAAGGCTGGTGCAAACTGGCTTTCTACCTGTTGTCGTTCTTCTACTACCTCTATGG CATGATCTACGTTCTGGTGAGCTCCTAA
- the LOC118566928 gene encoding glia maturation factor beta gives MSESLVVCDVDEDLVKKLKEFRFRKETNNAAIIMKIDKDKQLVILDEEYENISPDELKDELPERQPRFLVYSYKYQHDDGRVSYPLCFIFSSPAGCRPEQQMMYAGSKNKLVQTGEMTKVFEIRNTEDLTEEWLREKLGFFR, from the exons ATG AGTGAGTCACTGGTCGTGTGTGATGTGGATGAAGATCTGGTGAAGAAGCTGAAGGAGTTCCGCTTCCGGAAGGAAACCAATAATGCGGCCATCATCA TGAAGATTGATAAAGACAAGCAGCTCGTTATTCTTGATGAAGAGTATGAG AATATATCACCTGACGAGCTAAAGGACGAACTGCCTGAGAGACAACCCAG GTTCCTCGTCTACAGTTATAAGTATCAACACGATGACGGACGCGTGTCCTATCCTCTCTGCTTCATCTTCTCCAGTCCAGCGG GGTGTAGACCGGAGCAACAGATGATGTACGCTGGAAGCAAAAACAAGCTGGTGCAAACGGGGGAAATGACCAAG GTGTTTGAGATCAGAAACACAGAAGACCTAACAGAAGAATGGCTTAGAGAGAAACTTGGTTTCTTTCGCTAA